TATGGTTCAAAACCTTCTGGCATAGTAAATAAATTGACCGCAACATTAGCATTTTCAGCTAAACACCGGGCTAAATAAGCTTCGTTTTCAATGGGCACTAACACCTCAATACTTTTTATTGGTGCTTGTTTCATTTGTCGCTCAAAGTAATCCATAGAACGCTGAATTTCTAAACTCAATGAGTCAATCGTACCAAAGCTAAGTTCTTGTTCTGTTTTCTCACCAATTTGCGCCATACCTCGAAGTCGTCTTTGAAAGTATAATCGTCCTTGTTTAACAATGAGCAATAACATATCTTCATTAGGTTGTTGGCATAATAGAATTTTAGCGTCATCAATATTCGGCATTAAAGCAGCAAAGGCAAACTCTTCAATAGTAATTGATGCGACACTAAGTTGTTGAGTATTCAATGATGTTAACCACGTTGCTAGCATATCTTTCGCCGCACAAATCACATGTATTTTATCACTGTCATTTGACGTTTTAGGTGCATCAAAATAGTCAATCACCATATTCTCTGGAGGAATTGACACTAAATCTTTGATTTGCCATTTTAACGCACTGTTGATTTCTTCTTCTGGCAAAGCAGGTTTATCAATTTGTACCACTTGGTTATGTTTCGAAGACAAAACTAAATGGCACTGACCACTTGGTTTATATTTTTGATGCACACGAGTAAATGCCGCATTGAAATCGCCATCTGTTAGTTCCATTAACTTACAACGCGCATTAAGACTATGATCTAAAGAACATAGATGAATAGAGCGCTGTTGTAGACTAAGCCCAACGATATTGCTTGAACCGTGAGGTTTAAATACTTGTTGAATCCGTGACGCTAGTGACATTTAATTGATATTATTGTTGTTTATAAGAGTCGGCATGTTTTTCATTATCACTTATTCGTATATATCCGCAAGTTTTTTAGTTAATATTTCATTATTAAACATTTATAGTCTGTCTAAATGTTGTGAAATAGCCCGCAACCACACCAACAAAGTATATACTTATCGTCATCATGAAATCTTCTGCTAATTTACCTTCTCCTGTTCAAGCCATTGAACATCCGTTATTCACAAAACATAAACTGACTGTTTACGTAAAACGCGATGATCTTATTCACCCCGTTGTGTCGGGCAATAAATGGCGGAAGTTATACTATAATTTACAGCACGCAAAATCTTTAGGTTATCGTGGCACTCTCAGTTTTGGTGGCGGATATTCAAACCATCTTCATGCACTCGCTTATGCTTGTCAGCAACAACAAATACATGCAATTGGCATGGTACGTGGTGAACAGCATTATGAAACCAATACAACGCTGACGCAGGCCAAGCAATGGGGTATGACTTTAGATTTTATTGATCGAAAAACCTATAAGTTACGCCACGATGAAACCTACTTAGCAGACTTAAAAGCACGTTACCCAGACCATTTTATTATTCCTGAGGGTGGCAGTAATTCTCTTGCTTTAAAAGGTGTCAGTGAGTTATGTGATGAGCTAAATAGCCAAGTTGAATTTGATACGATTATTACCCCAGTTGGAAGTGCAGGCACGATTTCAGGAATAATTGCAGGGGACAAACAACAACATAATATTCTCGGTATTGCGGTATTAAAACAAGCAGAGTATTTACATGAACACATTCAATCACTGCTGCAGTCACATCATTGCAACGCACAAAACTGGCAACTATTCACGAATTTTCATGGTGGAGGGTATGCAAAATTTTGTGCTGAAGATTTATCAAAAATGTGTGAATTTAGCCAGTTAACGCAATTACCGTTAGAGCCCATTTATTCAGGAAAAATGATCTTAGCGCTATTAACCTTGATCGAGCAAGGCTTTTTCCCTGCTGGCCACCGTATTGTGATATTACATACAGGCGGACTACAAGGTTTACACGGACTTATTGAGCAAAAAAAAATTAAGGCTGATGAATGGCTTTTGCCACCTGCGACATAGGCTCAGTAAAGTAGTGTCCTTGTCCGCCGTTCACGCCTAATTTTTTTAACGTTCGCCACTCTTCAGCGCATTCGACACCAAAGGCGTAAATGTCAACTTGTTGAGATTGGCAGATTTTTACTAAACTTTTGACGAAAATTTGATTTTCAGAACGCTGATGGATATTAATAACAATACTGGCATGAAGCTTTATCGCACTGATTGGACATTCCTTTAAGTAATCAACACTTTCAATATATTGTCCAACCTTGTCAATAAATAACCGGATCCCAAGTGACTGTAACTGTGATAATACAGGCTTTAGCCGTAAATACTCATTAACCAAATGATATTCTGATATCTCTACAATCAATTGTGATGATATGCTTGGATAGCGAACAAGAATTTCTTTAAACTTGCCGAGCAAGTTTTTCGATAACAAGCTCTCAATCGATAAATTTAAACTACAACTTTCAGTTAAATGTCGATCGTAATTCAATAAACGGCAGATTTGTGATAACACTAAAAAATCAACCTCTTTAATCACACCACTTTTCACTGCCATTGGTAAAAAGACGCGTGCGTTAATCAATTGCCCGTCTTCATCACGCACTTTGGCCAATACTTCATGATGTAAAGATTTTTCGTTGGTTGCAGCAAGTACGGGCTGAAAAAATAACACAAAGGCATTTCTTGCAATGGCTTTTTCCAAAAAAGTACGCCATTGTAATGAACCTTTAGCACGCACATGCTCCACCTCACCAGGTTCAAACATAAACCATTGAGAAGGGCCTTGTAATTGCGCTGATCGTAGCGCCATATCAGCTTCAGATTTAATTTGATAGCTATTCTCAGCTTGAGAAAAATAGCTTACACCGATATGCACAAAAGAATCTCGTTCTACGCCTATCGGTAAGGCTATACTTGATAAGGTTTTGATCATGCGTTGCGCTAATTGTTCTGCTTCAGTGATATAAACACCTGGCGCTATTAACGCAAGTTCATAGGTACCTCTGCGTGTTAAATAACAACCCGATAATTTATGTAGCAACATATTAATACTGGCGATCACCTGATTAAAAATTTGCGTTACCGCTGTTCTACCATGAAGCGTATAAACAAGTTCGCCTTCATTAAAATGAATAAAGTAAACAGCTCCTTGTATTCCTTCTTCTTTAAGTAACGCATCAAGACGATGATCAAAAAATTCTCTATTGCCAAGCCCAGTATCTTCATCGAGTAATATTTTACTTCTAATACCTTTATCAATCATGCTGTCAATATTATCAACATCACGACCTTTAGTGACTAATCGGTTTACCATTCGAGCAATAACGTCTTGCCCAACTAAATCTTGATACTCATGGCAGATATTGGCTAAGTACGCCCAATTTTCTACAACGAGATATCTTTTATATTTGGGTATGACTTTTTTATGAAGAAGATAGATAGTAACGATGAGCGCCAAAAGAACGATCGTGAGCAAGCTCGCAAGTAATATTTGATTATTAAACCAAAGTAATAGCGATGCCCCAGTGATAATAACTGTTATCAGGTACAATAAAGACAATAATACCACTGGTGAAGATGATGTTAGCTTGACCATTAACCTTGATGTGTTTGTAGATTCTAATCAAAGTGTAGCTAAAATTATGCAATCAACACTGATTGGCTAAAATAAAAGTAAAAAAAAACGCTGTAACCTAAGTTACAGCGTTTTCATATAAAGCTAAGTTGTAATTACGCTTCAGCGATAACAACAACTTTAATGCTTGAATCTACATCTGTGTGCAAGTGAATAGCGATATCGAACTCACCTGTTTCACGGATTGAACCGTGTGGTAAACGTACTTCAGCTTTAACAACTTCAACACCCGCTTCAGTGATCGCATCAGCGATGTCACGAGTACCAATTGAACCGAATAATTTACCTTCGTCACCAGCTTTAGAAGCGATTGTTACTTCAGCAAGTTCTACTAATTTAGCAGCACGTGCTTCTGCAGCAGCTAAGTCATCCGCTAATTTCTTTTCTAAATCAGCACGACGAGCTTCAAAGTGCTCAACGTTTGCTTTAGATGCGAAAACAGCTTTACCTTGAGGTAATAAGAAGTTACGTGCATAACCAGACTTAACAGTTACCTTGTCACCAAGGCCGCCTAATTTGGCGATTTTATCAAGAAGAATTACTTCCATTTTCAAAACCCCTTATTAGGTTACTTGTGTAAATCAGTATACGGTAATAATGCTAAGTAACGAGCACGCTTGATCGCACGACCAAGTTGACGTTGATATTTAGCACTTGTACCAGTGATACGGCTAGGA
The Thalassotalea hakodatensis genome window above contains:
- a CDS encoding EAL domain-containing protein, with translation MVKLTSSSPVVLLSLLYLITVIITGASLLLWFNNQILLASLLTIVLLALIVTIYLLHKKVIPKYKRYLVVENWAYLANICHEYQDLVGQDVIARMVNRLVTKGRDVDNIDSMIDKGIRSKILLDEDTGLGNREFFDHRLDALLKEEGIQGAVYFIHFNEGELVYTLHGRTAVTQIFNQVIASINMLLHKLSGCYLTRRGTYELALIAPGVYITEAEQLAQRMIKTLSSIALPIGVERDSFVHIGVSYFSQAENSYQIKSEADMALRSAQLQGPSQWFMFEPGEVEHVRAKGSLQWRTFLEKAIARNAFVLFFQPVLAATNEKSLHHEVLAKVRDEDGQLINARVFLPMAVKSGVIKEVDFLVLSQICRLLNYDRHLTESCSLNLSIESLLSKNLLGKFKEILVRYPSISSQLIVEISEYHLVNEYLRLKPVLSQLQSLGIRLFIDKVGQYIESVDYLKECPISAIKLHASIVINIHQRSENQIFVKSLVKICQSQQVDIYAFGVECAEEWRTLKKLGVNGGQGHYFTEPMSQVAKAIHQP
- a CDS encoding MSHA biogenesis protein MshI yields the protein MSLASRIQQVFKPHGSSNIVGLSLQQRSIHLCSLDHSLNARCKLMELTDGDFNAAFTRVHQKYKPSGQCHLVLSSKHNQVVQIDKPALPEEEINSALKWQIKDLVSIPPENMVIDYFDAPKTSNDSDKIHVICAAKDMLATWLTSLNTQQLSVASITIEEFAFAALMPNIDDAKILLCQQPNEDMLLLIVKQGRLYFQRRLRGMAQIGEKTEQELSFGTIDSLSLEIQRSMDYFERQMKQAPIKSIEVLVPIENEAYLARCLAENANVAVNLFTMPEGFEPYRTYAASLGATRIQAMSEVVDG
- the rplI gene encoding 50S ribosomal protein L9; this translates as MEVILLDKIAKLGGLGDKVTVKSGYARNFLLPQGKAVFASKANVEHFEARRADLEKKLADDLAAAEARAAKLVELAEVTIASKAGDEGKLFGSIGTRDIADAITEAGVEVVKAEVRLPHGSIRETGEFDIAIHLHTDVDSSIKVVVIAEA
- a CDS encoding 1-aminocyclopropane-1-carboxylate deaminase/D-cysteine desulfhydrase, with protein sequence MKSSANLPSPVQAIEHPLFTKHKLTVYVKRDDLIHPVVSGNKWRKLYYNLQHAKSLGYRGTLSFGGGYSNHLHALAYACQQQQIHAIGMVRGEQHYETNTTLTQAKQWGMTLDFIDRKTYKLRHDETYLADLKARYPDHFIIPEGGSNSLALKGVSELCDELNSQVEFDTIITPVGSAGTISGIIAGDKQQHNILGIAVLKQAEYLHEHIQSLLQSHHCNAQNWQLFTNFHGGGYAKFCAEDLSKMCEFSQLTQLPLEPIYSGKMILALLTLIEQGFFPAGHRIVILHTGGLQGLHGLIEQKKIKADEWLLPPAT